In one Sporomusa sphaeroides DSM 2875 genomic region, the following are encoded:
- a CDS encoding ATP-binding protein codes for MVNWITKRKNAYGIVLLVISLSLAGSWLLGRGMPEKKGPQAVQGVLDLSGWDFAIDGNVALNGQWEFYWQQLLTPDDFAGNRPAAVPRLTGYLKVPSLWAGTLGEETLQTEGCGTYRLRVKLKPTTDTLGIKTQYIRQSHKLFVDGLLRGQSGNPGTGEHVYTSGNTPYTTFFSVQGDQLEIIVQVANYTYRPNSGIATSVYLGRQNDIIVLENRLSRSELIVFAGLFFIGLYHICVFFYRPDNRSLGYFGLYCLIMALAQFTQGQRLMAQFFPEIPFETIYKIKSLVGFGHVVALALFLKEAGRELIPPKLLTAIIGVFGSYLLVILLSPLKLYSYVELPFVVLQSIAYIVIVFFLCRSLCQKRYGNLGRLGLQILICAFTCIVMTILEIFLYQNDFLPARVLGDFGALSFVILTSLILVIRFSDAYDTIDDMSQRLLNLDKLKDEFLLNTSHELKTPLQGILTIAEAGLEGTESQAASRQTEYWQQIISISRRLINLINDILDFSRLKTRELRLQLVPVDSKSVVDAVLDVAGYMLPPGKIRLIQALPAGLPAIVADEDRLKQVLFNLIGNAVKFTREGEIQVKAELREGRLRIVVEDTGCGIPEERQKTIFDAFEQVEHRRGGTGIGLTISRQLVELMGGKLWLDWSEPGVGSRFAFELPVSQAAPELAGDRQANYRQQPLLPALPLQTIKNGAFTILAVDDEPANLQMVLRVFAQEDYTILTAMTAGEALAQIGSSRNLDLVLLDVMLPDMSGYELCRRIRERYSMLELPIIVLTACNSQEDIAAAFAAGANDFVAKPFASQEIRSRVRTLLSLQKAVKDVVRAEMAFLQSQIKPHFLYNALNTIVAFCYTDGEKAGMLLSEFSNYLRKSFEIQGTAIYTNLENELELVQSYVELEKARFGGRLEVHYAIDPQVWQVPILPLTIQPLVENAIQHGIMQQSGKGQVRITVKKEGGTVVITVADTGAGIPPDRLDSLLTDSGAENTGIGLQNINRRLQSFYGQQLAIVSKVDEGTTVTFQIPVRPEPADE; via the coding sequence TTGGTTAATTGGATTACAAAAAGGAAAAATGCTTACGGGATTGTACTGCTGGTAATCAGTCTTTCTTTGGCCGGCTCCTGGCTGCTCGGCAGAGGGATGCCGGAGAAAAAAGGCCCCCAGGCTGTGCAGGGGGTGCTTGATCTTTCCGGCTGGGACTTTGCCATTGACGGGAATGTTGCGTTGAACGGCCAATGGGAGTTTTACTGGCAGCAATTGCTGACTCCGGATGATTTTGCCGGCAACCGGCCGGCTGCCGTTCCCAGATTGACCGGATATCTAAAGGTTCCTTCCCTCTGGGCGGGAACGCTGGGGGAGGAAACCCTGCAGACAGAGGGCTGCGGTACTTACCGGCTGCGGGTTAAGCTTAAGCCAACGACTGATACACTGGGGATAAAGACTCAGTACATCCGCCAGTCCCATAAGCTGTTTGTCGACGGGCTTTTGCGGGGGCAAAGCGGCAATCCTGGAACCGGTGAACATGTTTATACATCCGGCAATACCCCGTATACCACCTTTTTCAGCGTACAAGGGGATCAACTGGAAATCATCGTGCAGGTGGCAAATTATACCTACCGTCCAAACAGTGGAATTGCCACCTCGGTATACCTTGGCCGGCAAAATGACATTATCGTTTTGGAAAACAGACTGTCCCGGAGTGAGCTTATTGTATTTGCCGGGTTATTTTTTATTGGCCTTTATCATATTTGTGTGTTCTTTTACCGGCCTGATAACCGGAGTTTAGGGTATTTCGGCCTGTACTGCCTTATTATGGCTTTGGCCCAATTTACGCAGGGGCAGCGGCTGATGGCGCAGTTTTTCCCGGAAATACCCTTTGAAACGATTTATAAAATAAAAAGCCTGGTCGGCTTTGGCCATGTTGTGGCGCTGGCCCTGTTTTTGAAAGAGGCCGGCAGGGAACTGATTCCACCTAAACTGCTTACAGCCATAATCGGTGTTTTTGGCAGTTACTTGCTGGTTATTTTATTGTCGCCGCTTAAACTGTATTCTTATGTGGAGCTGCCGTTTGTTGTGCTGCAAAGTATCGCTTACATCGTTATTGTTTTTTTTCTGTGCCGGTCACTGTGTCAAAAAAGGTACGGAAATTTAGGGCGGCTGGGCCTGCAAATTCTGATCTGTGCCTTTACTTGCATCGTAATGACCATTTTGGAAATTTTCTTATACCAGAATGATTTTCTGCCGGCCCGGGTGCTTGGCGATTTTGGTGCATTGAGTTTTGTCATACTGACGTCGTTGATTCTGGTTATCCGCTTTTCCGACGCCTATGATACGATTGACGATATGTCACAAAGGCTGCTTAATCTAGATAAGCTCAAGGATGAATTTTTGCTGAATACGTCCCATGAGCTTAAAACGCCGCTGCAGGGCATCCTTACTATTGCGGAAGCCGGGCTGGAAGGCACGGAGAGCCAGGCAGCCTCTCGCCAGACGGAATATTGGCAGCAGATTATTTCCATTAGCCGCAGGCTGATTAATCTGATCAATGATATTTTGGATTTTTCCCGGCTTAAAACCAGGGAACTCCGGCTGCAACTGGTGCCGGTGGACAGTAAATCGGTAGTTGATGCCGTATTGGATGTGGCCGGCTATATGCTGCCGCCGGGAAAAATCCGGCTGATTCAGGCACTGCCGGCAGGCTTGCCGGCTATTGTCGCCGATGAAGACAGGCTGAAGCAGGTACTGTTTAATCTTATCGGCAATGCCGTCAAATTTACCCGCGAGGGAGAAATCCAGGTTAAGGCTGAACTGCGGGAGGGCCGTTTGCGGATCGTTGTGGAGGATACCGGCTGCGGTATACCGGAGGAGCGGCAGAAAACGATATTTGATGCCTTCGAGCAGGTTGAGCATAGGCGCGGGGGGACGGGCATCGGGTTAACGATTTCCCGTCAATTGGTTGAATTAATGGGAGGCAAGCTGTGGCTTGACTGGTCGGAACCCGGTGTGGGGTCCCGCTTTGCCTTTGAATTGCCGGTCAGTCAGGCCGCGCCGGAACTGGCTGGCGACCGGCAGGCAAACTACCGGCAGCAACCGTTACTGCCGGCATTGCCGCTGCAGACAATAAAAAACGGAGCATTCACCATATTGGCAGTGGATGATGAACCGGCCAACCTGCAAATGGTGCTCCGGGTATTTGCTCAGGAGGACTATACTATTCTTACTGCTATGACGGCCGGGGAGGCGCTGGCGCAGATCGGCTCAAGCCGCAATCTGGATTTGGTGTTGCTGGACGTAATGCTGCCAGATATGTCTGGCTACGAATTGTGCCGCAGAATCAGGGAGCGGTACTCTATGCTGGAACTGCCGATTATCGTCCTGACAGCCTGCAATTCGCAGGAGGACATTGCCGCCGCTTTTGCCGCCGGGGCCAATGATTTTGTCGCCAAGCCGTTTGCCAGTCAGGAAATCAGGTCACGGGTCAGGACGCTGCTGTCCCTGCAAAAAGCCGTAAAGGATGTTGTCCGGGCAGAAATGGCCTTTCTGCAATCCCAAATCAAGCCGCATTTTTTGTATAATGCGCTCAATACCATTGTTGCTTTTTGCTATACCGACGGGGAAAAGGCGGGGATGCTGCTGAGTGAATTCAGTAATTACTTGCGCAAAAGCTTTGAAATCCAGGGAACAGCTATTTATACCAACCTGGAGAACGAGCTGGAGCTGGTGCAGTCCTATGTGGAACTGGAAAAAGCCCGCTTTGGTGGCAGGCTGGAGGTCCATTACGCCATTGATCCCCAGGTATGGCAAGTCCCTATTTTGCCGCTCACTATCCAGCCGCTGGTGGAAAATGCGATTCAGCATGGGATTATGCAACAAAGCGGCAAGGGACAGGTGCGGATTACAGTGAAGAAGGAAGGCGGCACCGTGGTCATAACGGTGGCCGATACCGGTGCAGGAATTCCGCCGGACCGGCTGGACAGCCTATTGACTGATTCCGGCGCAGAAAATACCGGAATCGGTCTGCAAAATATCAATCGCCGTCTGCAGTCCTTTTATGGGCAGCAGCTGGCGATCGTCAGCAAGGTGGATGAAGGCACCACTGTAACTTTTCAGATTCCCGTCCGGCCGGAACCGGCAGACGAATAG
- a CDS encoding response regulator, with the protein MARVLIVDDSAFARKSLIEIIQGLGHKIVAEAANGAQAFVEYVKHKPDIVTMDMTMEGISGAETISKIIAGYPDARIIVISAIEERQVILDSLERGARHFIIKPITVSKVAQVVGHVLNQNFDYPKHLEMVRRLKGTTGTEERLKTMGDVHWPPYQIFRDDKMVQVAIYPTLSPVSCQSLLIEVQEYLEEEARLLLNFGPTASLKPETLAALDQLVQTIENKGGTVRAISYDVNFTESLAEQGYAYLTNVVRLFSR; encoded by the coding sequence ATGGCTCGTGTGCTTATTGTAGATGATTCGGCGTTTGCCCGGAAAAGCTTAATAGAAATCATCCAGGGATTAGGGCATAAGATTGTGGCGGAAGCGGCGAATGGGGCACAGGCTTTTGTCGAATATGTCAAGCATAAACCGGATATAGTGACTATGGATATGACGATGGAAGGCATCAGCGGGGCGGAGACGATTTCCAAGATCATCGCCGGGTATCCTGATGCACGGATTATCGTCATTAGTGCCATTGAAGAGCGGCAGGTCATTCTGGATTCTCTGGAGCGAGGAGCCCGGCATTTTATTATAAAACCCATTACTGTTAGTAAAGTCGCACAGGTTGTTGGCCATGTCCTGAATCAAAACTTTGATTACCCCAAGCACCTGGAAATGGTACGGCGGCTGAAGGGAACTACCGGTACGGAGGAACGGCTCAAGACGATGGGGGATGTACACTGGCCGCCCTATCAAATTTTTCGGGACGATAAAATGGTGCAAGTTGCTATTTATCCCACATTGTCGCCGGTCAGTTGCCAGAGTCTGCTGATTGAGGTGCAGGAATATCTGGAGGAGGAAGCTCGGTTGCTGCTGAATTTTGGCCCGACTGCCAGCCTTAAGCCGGAGACGTTGGCTGCTTTGGACCAGTTGGTGCAGACGATTGAAAATAAAGGCGGCACCGTGCGGGCAATCTCCTATGACGTGAACTTCACCGAAAGCCTGGCCGAACAGGGGTATGCCTATTTGACGAATGTTGTCCGTTTATTTTCCCGGTAG
- a CDS encoding diguanylate cyclase, with protein sequence MAKILIVDDSSVEIKIMRNFLQNWHEIIEAREGKEALALAAACQPDLILLDIIMPGLDGFAICRALKSRVELADIPVIFITSATQIRDVVEGFRCGGQDYIIKPFYALELQARIKVHLELRQSQKALQQYILQVEQKNEELKEMMEKLEISAKTDYITGLANRRCMMETLQQAMVRLQEKGGQDAILLGDIDNFKRINDTYGHECGDMVLKTVAECMQSVLGSQNYLSRWGGEEFLMLLPGSGLAEAKQCAERVREAIAQHVFVYRSQEFTLTITLSVLGLTADSALDDSIRVLDNGLYLGKRCSRNCVVDSRDGSIYSRQQSG encoded by the coding sequence ATGGCAAAAATACTGATTGTTGATGATAGTTCGGTGGAAATAAAGATTATGCGTAATTTTCTGCAGAATTGGCATGAAATTATTGAGGCCCGGGAGGGGAAAGAGGCTCTTGCTCTGGCGGCGGCCTGCCAGCCGGATTTGATTCTATTGGATATTATTATGCCCGGTCTTGACGGTTTTGCTATTTGCCGGGCGTTGAAAAGCCGGGTTGAACTGGCAGATATTCCAGTCATCTTTATCACCAGCGCCACTCAGATCCGGGATGTGGTGGAAGGCTTTCGCTGCGGCGGTCAGGACTATATAATAAAACCCTTTTACGCCTTGGAACTGCAGGCTAGAATCAAGGTTCATCTGGAACTCCGGCAATCGCAGAAAGCCCTGCAGCAATATATTTTGCAGGTGGAGCAAAAGAATGAGGAATTGAAAGAGATGATGGAAAAGCTGGAGATTTCCGCGAAAACCGATTATATAACAGGGCTGGCTAACCGCCGCTGCATGATGGAAACCCTGCAGCAGGCAATGGTCCGGTTGCAAGAAAAAGGCGGGCAGGATGCAATCCTGTTGGGGGATATTGATAATTTTAAACGGATAAATGACACTTATGGGCATGAATGCGGCGATATGGTGCTGAAAACAGTGGCGGAATGCATGCAGTCGGTGTTGGGTAGCCAGAACTACCTGTCACGCTGGGGTGGCGAAGAGTTTTTGATGCTGTTGCCGGGCAGCGGACTGGCTGAGGCTAAACAGTGTGCCGAGCGAGTCAGGGAAGCTATTGCCCAGCATGTGTTTGTGTACCGCAGTCAGGAATTCACCTTGACGATCACTCTGTCGGTGCTGGGGCTGACCGCTGATTCCGCACTGGATGACAGTATACGGGTACTTGATAACGGACTGTACCTGGGGAAACGGTGTTCGAGAAACTGCGTGGTTGACTCCCGGGACGGCTCTATTTATTCCCGACAGCAGAGTGGTTGA
- a CDS encoding methyl-accepting chemotaxis protein, with translation MEMGGRTETSKGISSIRKKMIGILVSAVVVGLALSSFLIYETAQKALVENTEQSIQALAVSSGQEVGLWLNEQKSYITTLANSPLVEVGNVTRTWPYLAGEMARATDYDVLFVANEKGDYFSATRNDRGGIIQGGANVGDREYFPEVMKGKTVISDPVISKTSGHLVVVVAVPLKRDGRVVGMIGGSMNIEKLMQKISSTKVYQTGYAFLVQGDGLVIAHPEKSVEMKSNFLKEGDLRLRQALTEALQGKQGITPYRWGEVDKYAGYAPVPGSNWALVASVPADEVHSRLTTVSRISFLTPLFVAVLIIGVTGLLLTKWLIRPLNDFQSMMSVVETGDFTVRGKIYANDEIGALTGAVNHTLQVLGDMVGDIRQTTGLMKDASVDLIDVSTTLAANSEQMSAQISTISATVEEISAGIEETASSAEEVSHGVDAVAGLANGMSAAAQHVSATTNRIAGQVDQVSEVVAEISQSINRVAASAGDVSASMAEVDRAVQEISCSLGQVGQHCDRSIHITLAAENQSQETTAMIQKLSITTKRINQIVDVIRSIAEQTNMLALNATIEAAGAGEAGKGFAVVAAEVKELAKRTAEETRHIARQIEEMHSDMGEAVGAVSKIATVITETTGITRTIASAVSEQSRSVGNITTAMTAGVKEVAGISKEISDIADHAQQVSQMAAAASEGVRQVDEATADISVKAVETAKSADQMSALMGNIVLATKEIAQGTQNITESIQEADAATADMAGTASHTSGSASELGETAHHLEQMMAQFKI, from the coding sequence ATGGAAATGGGTGGACGGACTGAAACGAGTAAAGGTATATCTAGCATTAGGAAAAAAATGATTGGAATTTTAGTGAGCGCCGTTGTAGTCGGCCTGGCGTTATCCTCGTTTTTGATTTATGAGACGGCGCAAAAGGCGCTGGTGGAGAATACCGAACAGTCTATACAGGCACTGGCTGTCAGTTCAGGGCAGGAGGTAGGACTGTGGCTGAATGAACAGAAGTCCTACATTACCACCCTGGCCAATTCCCCTTTGGTAGAGGTAGGCAATGTGACCCGTACCTGGCCGTACCTGGCTGGAGAGATGGCCCGGGCGACCGATTATGATGTTTTGTTTGTGGCCAATGAAAAGGGCGATTATTTTTCGGCGACCCGCAATGACCGGGGAGGGATTATCCAGGGGGGCGCCAATGTCGGTGACCGCGAGTATTTTCCCGAAGTTATGAAGGGCAAAACAGTGATTTCCGATCCGGTCATTTCCAAAACCTCGGGACACCTGGTGGTTGTGGTGGCCGTGCCGCTGAAACGGGACGGCCGGGTAGTGGGAATGATCGGCGGCAGCATGAATATTGAAAAATTGATGCAGAAGATCAGCAGCACCAAGGTATACCAAACAGGCTATGCCTTTTTAGTCCAGGGCGATGGGCTGGTCATTGCCCATCCGGAGAAAAGTGTGGAGATGAAGAGCAATTTTCTCAAGGAAGGTGATCTTCGCCTGCGGCAGGCACTGACAGAGGCTTTGCAGGGTAAGCAAGGCATTACCCCATATCGTTGGGGCGAGGTGGACAAGTATGCCGGGTACGCGCCGGTGCCTGGCAGCAATTGGGCCTTGGTGGCTTCGGTGCCGGCCGACGAAGTCCACAGCCGGTTGACGACAGTTAGCCGCATTTCGTTTCTGACCCCGTTATTTGTGGCTGTTTTGATTATCGGAGTGACCGGATTGCTGCTTACCAAATGGCTCATCCGGCCGCTCAATGATTTTCAGTCGATGATGTCGGTAGTGGAAACCGGTGATTTTACGGTGCGCGGCAAAATATATGCCAATGACGAGATCGGAGCGTTGACCGGCGCAGTGAATCATACGCTGCAGGTGCTGGGTGACATGGTCGGCGATATCCGGCAGACGACGGGGCTGATGAAGGATGCCTCGGTCGATTTGATTGATGTTTCGACCACATTGGCAGCCAATAGTGAGCAAATGAGTGCCCAGATATCGACAATCAGCGCCACGGTGGAGGAGATTTCGGCCGGCATTGAAGAAACGGCCAGCTCGGCTGAGGAGGTAAGCCATGGTGTGGATGCGGTGGCCGGACTGGCTAACGGAATGTCGGCCGCCGCGCAGCATGTGTCGGCAACAACCAACCGGATTGCCGGCCAGGTTGACCAGGTGAGTGAGGTCGTGGCGGAAATATCGCAAAGCATCAATCGTGTGGCTGCTTCAGCAGGGGACGTTTCCGCTTCTATGGCGGAGGTGGACCGGGCAGTACAGGAGATCAGCTGTTCGCTTGGTCAGGTCGGCCAGCATTGCGACCGGTCCATTCACATTACGCTGGCGGCAGAGAATCAGTCGCAGGAAACGACGGCAATGATTCAAAAACTGAGCATAACGACAAAACGGATTAATCAAATTGTTGATGTCATTCGCAGCATTGCCGAACAGACCAATATGCTGGCCCTGAACGCCACCATTGAGGCGGCCGGGGCCGGAGAGGCCGGCAAAGGGTTTGCGGTGGTGGCGGCCGAGGTCAAAGAACTGGCGAAACGGACGGCGGAAGAGACGCGTCATATTGCCCGGCAAATTGAAGAAATGCACAGTGATATGGGCGAGGCAGTCGGCGCGGTGAGTAAGATTGCCACCGTTATTACGGAAACGACCGGCATTACCCGAACGATTGCATCGGCGGTTTCCGAACAATCGCGCAGTGTTGGTAATATTACAACTGCAATGACGGCAGGTGTCAAAGAAGTGGCAGGCATTAGCAAGGAGATCAGCGATATCGCAGACCATGCCCAGCAGGTGTCGCAAATGGCGGCGGCGGCCTCAGAGGGAGTCAGACAAGTGGATGAGGCTACGGCGGATATTTCGGTCAAAGCGGTGGAGACGGCTAAAAGTGCCGACCAAATGTCGGCGTTAATGGGGAATATCGTTTTAGCGACTAAAGAGATTGCCCAGGGAACCCAAAACATTACAGAAAGCATTCAGGAAGCCGATGCCGCTACAGCAGATATGGCCGGCACCGCTTCGCACACCAGCGGCTCTGCCAGTGAACTGGGCGAAACGGCCCACCATCTGGAACAGATGATGGCGCAGTTCAAAATTTAG
- a CDS encoding response regulator, with translation MIKTILIDDELPALEALSYLLRQYPVLEIVGEYTDLEEACQKLRHEPVQLVFLDIQMPTANGLDAARKMRQYQNNLTVVFVTAHNQFALQAFEVDAIDYIVKPVIKRRLDATIEKIMGKIPQAAHEPLPKRRGEFFNRLLKGALTNDQEIAGQAQQLGLDASQPFSLFFLLPTPQTAAPESNLAPDFRHRRTAMLDAISTGSLLAWETPHGLGILDFSPVSAANAKEEEQLAAARLKALLDSRFPQTVAAIGIAPQPGTLGNFAARYREARYAALLGIRISPRTEVYHFLDSGLIMPLAHYIPQPEIDTLINNTFGKLLRYDRQNSTELFVTLEAILLNDSLQTVAEKLFIHYKTVLFRKQSIEKILGFSLNSFTGRTTLGVALTLLYLNQTPAAPKE, from the coding sequence ATGATAAAAACCATCCTCATTGACGATGAATTGCCGGCCCTCGAAGCATTATCCTATCTGCTCCGGCAATATCCTGTTCTTGAAATCGTAGGCGAATATACCGACCTTGAGGAAGCCTGCCAAAAGCTTCGGCACGAGCCGGTTCAACTGGTTTTTCTCGACATCCAGATGCCAACGGCTAACGGCTTGGATGCCGCCAGAAAAATGCGTCAATACCAAAACAATCTAACCGTCGTCTTTGTCACCGCGCATAATCAGTTCGCCCTGCAGGCCTTTGAGGTCGACGCTATTGACTATATTGTCAAACCGGTAATTAAACGCCGGCTGGACGCCACCATCGAAAAAATCATGGGGAAAATTCCGCAAGCTGCTCATGAACCGCTGCCAAAACGGCGCGGTGAATTTTTTAACCGTTTGCTCAAAGGAGCACTAACCAACGATCAGGAAATAGCCGGACAAGCTCAACAATTGGGGCTTGACGCCTCCCAGCCCTTTTCTCTCTTCTTTCTGTTGCCGACTCCGCAAACTGCAGCGCCGGAAAGCAACCTGGCACCGGACTTCAGACACCGCCGCACCGCTATGCTTGATGCAATATCAACCGGCTCACTGCTAGCCTGGGAAACACCCCACGGGTTGGGCATACTGGATTTTTCCCCTGTCTCTGCCGCCAATGCCAAGGAAGAGGAACAGCTTGCCGCCGCCCGGCTGAAAGCCCTGCTGGACAGCCGGTTCCCCCAGACAGTAGCAGCTATCGGCATTGCCCCGCAGCCAGGCACCTTGGGAAACTTTGCCGCCAGGTACCGGGAAGCCCGCTATGCCGCCCTGCTCGGCATACGAATATCTCCCCGAACAGAAGTCTATCATTTCCTGGACAGCGGGCTAATAATGCCCTTAGCCCATTACATTCCCCAGCCGGAAATCGACACCCTGATTAACAACACCTTCGGCAAGCTGCTCCGCTATGACCGGCAAAACAGCACCGAACTGTTTGTCACGCTGGAAGCCATATTGTTGAACGACAGTCTGCAGACAGTGGCGGAGAAATTGTTTATTCATTATAAAACCGTATTGTTCCGCAAGCAGTCAATTGAAAAAATTCTGGGATTCTCCCTGAACTCTTTTACAGGCCGCACGACGTTAGGTGTTGCCCTGACTTTACTTTATTTAAACCAAACTCCTGCCGCGCCCAAGGAGTAG
- a CDS encoding hybrid sensor histidine kinase/response regulator: MDFGQELLQEFVEEAKAHIGTLEVGLLRLEEGSYEASLLDELFRAVHSVKGTAGFFEMDKVVTLAHAMETLLGRLRNQECGITVAMIDGLLLAADQLKDLVNNPAGQEGIDIDSALNILQALTGKTQQQPAGAEGTLDVWELWNQLTGEATQAAAVPQDESLPPATGNQSTIPASDRGAVKKPYTEISKTQAGLVEESIRVKVALLDDLLNIIGEMVLRRNQLLRITESLGCEAPQLDVVTHGIDSLTTKLQEKVMKARMQPVANVFNKFPRIVRELARSLGKEVELVTQGNNVEMDRSIIEALADPMTHLVRNALDHGIETPQDRMDKGKRLPATLLLHAYHESGRVVIDIQDDGAGIDLEKIKTKAVAKGWVTEAEAALLKEAELLSFIMKPGFSTIDQVTAVSGRGVGMDVVKTNIEKLGGKVEVFTAKEQGTTFRLLLPLTLVIISSFIVEGASDAFAIPQANVKELVLLQPDNQQQKQIEFIHGTPVLRLRNRLLPLVRLVDILGIEGAHADSAAYFADETRTFRILVVKSGNLWYGLAVDAVYDTEEILVKPVPAALKTSGCYSGVTVLGDGRIAMILDLELVHRKAGLSLQEEKLRSTVEANSRPEETNLLLFRTSGGELLGIDLSMVARVEKVAVTTLQKIGSQQYVTFQERIVRVIRPEYYLPLSRRKTKTDWVYVILPRFVRIPVGIVAEEIYDVVSTPIQLEGCNSSGQSTLGSILVNGQIVTLLDMYALFQTAVPEYYQASRQLSAEGEDAGKPQRVKILLAEDTPFFARVTKSYLESDGYEVVVVEDGVQALAALDTQSFDVVVSDVEMPKMDGLELVRTIRAREDLKHLPAIALTSLSGETNRERGLRAGFDLYEGKLNRARLLKSVAAMLQKNQQDKS, encoded by the coding sequence ATGGATTTCGGTCAGGAATTACTGCAAGAATTTGTTGAAGAAGCCAAGGCTCATATCGGAACACTGGAGGTAGGACTGCTGCGTCTGGAAGAAGGCAGTTACGAAGCATCTTTGTTGGATGAACTGTTTCGCGCTGTTCACAGTGTAAAGGGTACGGCCGGTTTCTTTGAAATGGATAAAGTTGTAACTTTGGCGCATGCCATGGAAACCCTGCTGGGAAGACTGCGCAACCAGGAATGCGGTATTACCGTAGCGATGATTGACGGACTGTTACTGGCTGCCGATCAATTGAAGGACCTGGTAAATAATCCTGCCGGTCAGGAAGGGATAGACATTGATAGCGCTTTGAACATTCTGCAAGCTCTGACCGGCAAGACGCAGCAGCAGCCGGCCGGCGCAGAAGGTACGCTGGATGTCTGGGAGTTGTGGAACCAATTGACCGGTGAGGCCACTCAGGCAGCAGCGGTGCCGCAGGATGAAAGCCTGCCGCCAGCGACCGGTAACCAGAGTACCATACCGGCGTCTGATCGAGGTGCGGTCAAAAAGCCTTACACTGAAATCAGCAAGACGCAGGCCGGCCTGGTGGAGGAAAGTATCCGGGTCAAGGTAGCGTTGCTTGACGATTTGCTGAATATTATCGGCGAAATGGTTTTGCGGCGGAATCAATTGCTGCGCATTACTGAAAGCCTTGGTTGTGAGGCACCGCAGCTGGATGTGGTAACTCACGGGATCGACAGTTTAACAACCAAGCTGCAGGAAAAGGTTATGAAGGCCAGAATGCAGCCTGTTGCCAATGTATTTAATAAGTTTCCCCGTATTGTCCGGGAACTGGCGCGCAGTTTGGGCAAAGAGGTGGAACTGGTTACTCAGGGGAACAACGTGGAAATGGACCGTTCGATCATTGAAGCGCTGGCCGACCCGATGACCCATCTGGTTCGCAATGCCCTGGACCATGGCATTGAGACGCCGCAGGACAGAATGGATAAGGGCAAGCGGCTGCCGGCGACACTGCTTTTACATGCCTATCATGAAAGCGGACGGGTGGTCATTGATATCCAGGATGACGGTGCAGGCATTGATCTGGAGAAAATTAAAACCAAGGCGGTGGCCAAAGGCTGGGTGACGGAAGCGGAAGCAGCACTATTAAAAGAAGCTGAGCTGCTGAGTTTTATTATGAAGCCGGGATTCTCCACTATTGACCAGGTTACCGCCGTATCCGGCCGGGGAGTCGGCATGGATGTGGTCAAAACCAATATTGAAAAACTGGGCGGTAAAGTAGAGGTATTTACCGCTAAGGAGCAGGGCACTACGTTTCGCTTGCTGCTGCCATTGACTTTGGTCATTATTTCTTCCTTTATTGTGGAAGGGGCCAGCGATGCCTTTGCCATTCCGCAGGCCAATGTCAAGGAACTGGTATTGCTGCAGCCGGACAATCAACAGCAAAAGCAGATTGAATTTATTCATGGTACGCCGGTGCTCCGCCTGCGCAACCGTCTGCTGCCACTGGTCCGGCTTGTCGATATTCTCGGAATAGAAGGAGCCCATGCCGACAGTGCGGCTTATTTTGCCGATGAGACCAGAACCTTTCGCATTCTGGTGGTTAAGAGCGGCAACTTATGGTATGGTCTGGCGGTGGATGCCGTCTATGATACCGAGGAAATTCTGGTAAAGCCGGTTCCGGCGGCACTGAAAACCAGCGGCTGTTATTCCGGGGTGACCGTGTTGGGCGACGGGCGGATTGCGATGATTCTCGATCTGGAGCTGGTTCATCGGAAAGCCGGGTTGTCTTTGCAGGAGGAAAAGCTGAGGTCGACGGTGGAGGCAAATTCCCGGCCGGAAGAAACCAACCTGCTCTTATTTCGGACCTCCGGCGGCGAATTGTTGGGGATTGATCTGTCGATGGTGGCCAGAGTGGAGAAAGTGGCGGTAACAACCTTGCAAAAGATCGGATCACAGCAGTATGTTACTTTTCAGGAGCGGATTGTTCGCGTTATCCGGCCGGAATACTATTTGCCGCTTAGCCGGCGAAAGACAAAGACTGACTGGGTATATGTCATTTTGCCGCGGTTTGTCAGAATTCCCGTCGGCATCGTGGCCGAGGAAATTTATGATGTGGTTTCCACGCCAATCCAGCTAGAGGGCTGCAATAGCAGTGGACAGAGCACTCTCGGTTCTATTTTGGTGAATGGACAGATTGTCACGCTGCTGGATATGTATGCCCTGTTTCAGACGGCAGTGCCTGAATATTATCAGGCTTCCCGGCAGCTTTCCGCAGAAGGGGAGGATGCCGGGAAGCCGCAGCGGGTAAAAATTTTACTGGCCGAGGACACTCCTTTTTTCGCCCGTGTCACCAAAAGTTACCTGGAAAGTGACGGCTACGAGGTTGTGGTGGTGGAGGACGGGGTGCAGGCGCTGGCTGCGCTGGACACTCAGTCTTTTGATGTGGTTGTCAGCGACGTGGAAATGCCCAAAATGGACGGGCTGGAACTGGTACGGACCATCCGGGCGCGGGAGGATCTTAAGCACTTGCCGGCGATCGCCCTGACCTCGCTAAGCGGCGAGACCAACCGGGAAAGGGGCTTGCGGGCGGGCTTTGATTTATATGAAGGTAAATTAAACAGGGCGAGATTATTAAAAAGTGTTGCCGCCATGCTGCAAAAGAATCAGCAAGATAAGTCTTGA